A region of Reichenbachiella carrageenanivorans DNA encodes the following proteins:
- a CDS encoding FG-GAP-like repeat-containing protein encodes MNKNIHTMTKYILTTLLSIASMTYVHAQAPYINSISPSSAGVGEVINITGSNFTGVNKIYFGGVLADNATISVSPNYITVAVPFGATFDQIVVLHPTNGAGYSSQKFNPTYGGQSTTAANVALAMASESGQHLFSTGQNQSQDLCACDFDNDGDLDVIVSNVEGNSITVFTNTTSAVGTVSFSSSSIINSSPVTNVTCGDIDGDGKPDFTANALSDDASIYIYHNTSTVANTITFDPIKTYKLPRTPSNDIRKPGRMVIHDLDLDGKPEISVVTQGENIIYYFKNSSTVGTIDLEDPEPLTATENAGAVGLGGFDVADLNNDGMPELVVSNFSGNGYYIFKNSSSPGVLLFDQPDYYPTIKNINNLKTGDLNNDGFLDIVLTNGDLPSENYIEIAQNTTSNSGGTISFNTTFKVTGITSNWGLDFGDIDGDGKLDLAIASYGVQGYFAVMNKNNGVDTLSPSDFDVAKISDTNDTKNILIADADHDGKPDFLYISKSKSGLVGNLGVMLNQNCFTPVISPSGTIKLCDAESIDLIAPGSGYTYLWEKDNVPQPSTTNTLSTSTAGVYTVTIEDGCSTTSAAVTVEVVGESYTSPSFTFTDATPCSGDDITLNVNAGAGTASYLWSGPNGFTSTDENPILTGVTAQHSGNYTVTTTSNTFGCQKTSAEVTLTVTTTPVVSVINPLPDSFCSGSTLDLSTNEFSGYTYDWKLDGASFTPTAQTDPSLLEASAAGDYSVTVTGSGCSYTSEARTLSEVAPPVSSFTVSDADLTFCENTAAIFTASSTGAFDIENTWDFGDGSTPETSNSLSHTFSSNGSYDVSVTAKYIGIANCTYTAATQEMTIVAPPSGAALDLIQSTNSDPLTYDKCPENEVTLLLADSYMSYDWVVNGTDTVSTTAVAKVSTEAEVYVELVNDDNCAFRSSSIDVINYAGGGIEISTTNPNSIEDDIDLGKIINLEDNQTTVSLSVSNTANPAWEPAAYIDDTTAVDVTVSRTSGKQLIKVYGTDVLGCNVQDSVTLITPGVRADRSFTPNGDGIGDCWQISNVGSTDCEVVIFDSKGRRIRDIAFNGDTTDDCVWDGTKSGGSPLPDGVYYYFIKCSDGDNEGSGSIFMAR; translated from the coding sequence ATGAATAAGAACATCCATACAATGACCAAATATATCCTTACCACCTTATTATCTATAGCGTCTATGACTTATGTCCATGCTCAGGCGCCATACATTAATAGCATCAGTCCATCATCCGCAGGCGTAGGTGAGGTGATCAACATCACAGGAAGCAACTTTACTGGTGTCAATAAAATTTATTTTGGCGGTGTATTGGCGGATAATGCCACGATTTCCGTCAGTCCAAATTATATAACTGTTGCAGTTCCTTTTGGAGCTACTTTCGATCAAATAGTAGTCCTCCACCCTACTAACGGGGCAGGCTACTCTAGTCAGAAGTTTAACCCAACTTATGGTGGGCAATCCACTACAGCCGCAAATGTAGCACTGGCTATGGCTTCAGAAAGTGGTCAACACTTGTTCTCTACTGGACAAAACCAATCTCAAGACTTATGTGCATGTGATTTTGACAATGACGGTGATTTGGATGTGATCGTATCCAACGTAGAAGGCAACTCCATCACGGTATTTACAAATACCACTTCTGCAGTAGGTACGGTATCATTTTCAAGTTCGTCTATCATCAACTCATCCCCTGTAACCAACGTAACTTGTGGAGACATAGACGGAGATGGTAAGCCAGACTTCACTGCCAACGCACTAAGCGATGACGCATCTATCTATATCTATCACAATACATCTACAGTAGCCAATACTATCACTTTTGACCCCATCAAAACGTACAAGTTACCACGAACACCCAGTAATGACATCCGAAAGCCTGGCAGAATGGTAATACATGACTTAGATTTGGATGGCAAACCTGAAATTTCTGTAGTTACACAAGGTGAAAATATCATTTACTACTTTAAAAACAGCAGCACTGTAGGCACCATTGATTTAGAAGACCCAGAACCTCTTACTGCTACCGAAAATGCAGGAGCAGTAGGTCTTGGAGGCTTTGACGTAGCAGACCTCAACAATGACGGCATGCCTGAACTAGTTGTCTCAAACTTCTCTGGTAATGGCTATTACATTTTCAAAAACAGTAGTTCGCCTGGCGTACTACTGTTTGACCAACCAGACTACTACCCTACGATAAAGAACATCAACAACCTAAAAACAGGTGATTTGAACAATGATGGTTTTTTGGACATCGTATTAACCAACGGTGACTTACCAAGTGAAAACTACATCGAAATAGCTCAAAATACGACCAGCAATTCAGGTGGAACCATCTCATTCAACACAACTTTCAAAGTCACTGGCATCACATCCAACTGGGGTTTAGACTTCGGAGATATAGATGGTGATGGCAAGCTCGATTTGGCAATAGCCTCATACGGCGTTCAGGGCTACTTTGCTGTAATGAACAAAAACAACGGCGTAGATACACTAAGTCCTAGCGACTTTGACGTAGCCAAAATTAGCGATACCAATGACACCAAAAACATTCTTATAGCAGATGCGGATCATGATGGCAAACCAGATTTCCTTTATATAAGTAAATCCAAATCAGGTCTTGTGGGAAATCTAGGAGTAATGCTCAATCAAAACTGTTTTACCCCCGTAATATCCCCTTCTGGCACAATCAAACTTTGTGATGCTGAGTCGATCGACTTAATAGCTCCAGGCTCTGGCTATACTTATCTATGGGAAAAAGATAATGTACCCCAACCTTCAACGACGAATACACTATCCACATCAACAGCTGGTGTATATACCGTAACCATTGAAGATGGCTGTTCTACTACCTCTGCTGCAGTTACTGTAGAAGTAGTTGGAGAGTCTTATACCAGCCCATCATTTACATTCACAGATGCCACTCCTTGTTCTGGCGACGACATTACATTAAATGTGAACGCAGGAGCAGGTACAGCATCATATTTATGGTCAGGGCCAAATGGCTTTACCAGTACAGATGAGAACCCAATTCTCACAGGGGTCACTGCACAGCATTCAGGTAATTATACGGTGACGACCACTTCCAATACATTTGGTTGTCAAAAAACTTCAGCCGAAGTAACACTGACAGTCACAACTACCCCTGTAGTATCCGTTATCAATCCACTACCGGATTCATTTTGTAGTGGGTCTACCCTAGACTTGTCTACCAATGAATTTTCTGGATACACTTATGATTGGAAATTAGATGGGGCGAGTTTTACTCCCACTGCCCAAACCGATCCTTCTTTATTAGAAGCCTCGGCTGCAGGAGATTATAGTGTGACCGTTACAGGAAGTGGGTGCTCATACACCAGTGAGGCTCGTACCTTAAGTGAAGTAGCCCCTCCTGTATCTTCTTTTACTGTCTCAGATGCAGATTTAACCTTTTGTGAAAACACAGCAGCAATATTTACAGCCAGTTCAACAGGGGCATTCGACATAGAAAATACTTGGGATTTTGGAGATGGGAGTACTCCAGAAACTAGCAACAGCCTCAGCCACACTTTTAGCAGTAATGGATCGTATGACGTAAGCGTAACTGCCAAATACATCGGCATAGCTAACTGTACTTATACAGCTGCTACACAAGAAATGACTATTGTTGCGCCTCCTAGCGGAGCAGCACTTGACTTGATCCAATCCACCAATAGCGACCCACTGACCTATGACAAATGTCCAGAAAATGAGGTTACTCTTCTACTGGCCGACAGTTATATGAGTTATGATTGGGTAGTGAACGGTACCGACACGGTGAGCACTACAGCTGTAGCCAAAGTTTCAACGGAAGCCGAAGTGTATGTGGAATTGGTCAACGACGACAATTGTGCCTTTAGAAGCAGCTCCATAGACGTAATCAATTACGCAGGTGGAGGAATAGAAATTTCCACCACCAACCCAAACAGCATAGAAGATGACATAGATTTAGGAAAAATCATCAATCTTGAAGACAACCAAACTACTGTTTCGTTGAGCGTGAGCAATACGGCAAATCCAGCATGGGAGCCTGCTGCGTATATAGACGACACCACAGCTGTCGATGTCACTGTATCGCGAACTAGTGGAAAACAACTCATCAAAGTATACGGCACAGACGTACTCGGGTGTAATGTACAAGACTCTGTAACCCTGATTACACCAGGAGTAAGAGCAGATCGCAGTTTCACCCCAAATGGAGACGGCATAGGTGACTGCTGGCAAATCAGCAATGTGGGAAGTACAGACTGTGAAGTAGTTATCTTCGACAGTAAAGGAAGACGCATCAGAGACATCGCATTTAATGGCGATACTACGGACGACTGTGTATGGGATGGCACTAAGTCTGGAGGCTCTCCTCTTCCTGATGGCGTGTATTATTATTTCATAAAATGCTCAGATGGAGATAATGAAGGAAGCGGATCCATTTTTATGGCTAGATAG
- a CDS encoding PorP/SprF family type IX secretion system membrane protein — translation MKKIILVFLLSTFFAGYDLLAQDQKVYSQFFMNPYVINPAYAGSTGYTTIFGVHRQQWLGLEDAPSYSHLSFSAPLENNISIGAMAYNNTETPLQTSGAKITGGYLLQLDRKQFIRFGMSIGGGYTSYDVDAGADPTLLALESTSYLMADLGVSYYYENFNIALAIPNLIGRNTVDANAFSDIKVAPYQNLTLQANYKHLVNKNFAVEPHLIYRFATKDMPQYEAAVIAHIGHVVWAGLNYRQDAGMGALFGIKIQEKGAIGFAYEYGKTELDGFSSGTFEVSLGLQLGDKKKNQKQAVSFIHSFKKSRNEKSKSSARSQYLAQQRAKAAEKRAQEAAAAAAAAKVAAATPVETPTEVEPTTPTTTPTETATSTAMVVHEAIDHDTPLQHRTTNEGVWEIGATYIQTRVDSTKTKSVKWHDALTDTPEHEELPKNTVRKGNHFLELPAGHHVVAAEFPEFQTAEDYSDDLFERGFHGTIVGYVTALKQYFVVVHKGATMGIAEEEQRKWSKLPGLSHVYILNVVE, via the coding sequence ATGAAAAAAATTATATTGGTATTCCTGCTATCAACTTTTTTTGCAGGATATGATCTATTAGCACAAGATCAGAAGGTTTATAGTCAGTTTTTCATGAACCCTTATGTTATCAATCCAGCCTATGCAGGATCCACGGGGTACACTACTATTTTTGGCGTTCATCGCCAGCAATGGTTGGGATTAGAAGACGCTCCTTCTTATTCTCACCTCAGCTTCAGCGCACCGTTAGAAAACAACATCTCAATCGGAGCTATGGCTTACAACAATACCGAGACACCATTACAGACTTCAGGAGCAAAAATCACAGGAGGCTATTTATTACAACTAGACCGCAAGCAATTCATCCGGTTTGGGATGTCTATCGGTGGCGGCTATACCAGTTACGATGTAGATGCAGGAGCAGACCCTACACTGCTTGCATTAGAGAGTACTTCGTATTTGATGGCAGACCTTGGGGTTTCTTATTACTATGAAAATTTCAATATAGCACTTGCTATCCCCAACCTCATCGGACGCAACACTGTAGACGCAAACGCATTCAGCGACATCAAAGTAGCTCCTTACCAAAATCTTACACTACAAGCCAATTACAAACATCTGGTCAATAAAAATTTCGCGGTTGAACCACACCTTATATATAGATTTGCCACCAAAGATATGCCACAGTATGAAGCCGCAGTGATCGCTCACATAGGCCACGTAGTCTGGGCAGGACTCAATTACCGACAAGATGCAGGTATGGGCGCTCTTTTCGGGATCAAAATTCAAGAAAAAGGAGCCATTGGTTTTGCTTATGAATATGGAAAAACTGAATTGGACGGGTTTTCTTCTGGTACTTTTGAAGTCAGCCTAGGCCTACAACTGGGAGACAAAAAGAAAAATCAAAAGCAAGCAGTTTCGTTTATTCATAGCTTCAAAAAATCAAGAAATGAAAAATCAAAGAGCTCAGCTCGCAGCCAGTATCTAGCTCAACAACGAGCTAAAGCAGCAGAGAAAAGAGCACAAGAAGCGGCCGCTGCTGCAGCAGCGGCCAAGGTAGCAGCAGCTACGCCTGTAGAAACTCCTACCGAAGTAGAACCAACAACACCAACTACTACACCAACAGAAACTGCCACATCGACAGCGATGGTTGTACATGAGGCCATTGACCATGATACTCCCCTGCAACACAGAACCACAAATGAAGGCGTTTGGGAAATTGGTGCTACTTACATCCAAACACGAGTGGACAGCACCAAAACGAAATCCGTAAAATGGCACGATGCATTGACTGACACACCAGAGCATGAAGAACTACCAAAAAACACGGTAAGAAAAGGAAATCACTTTCTAGAATTACCTGCTGGTCACCACGTAGTAGCAGCTGAGTTTCCTGAATTCCAAACAGCTGAAGATTACAGTGACGACCTATTTGAAAGAGGCTTTCATGGAACTATCGTAGGGTACGTTACTGCATTGAAACAGTATTTTGTAGTCGTACACAAAGGAGCCACCATGGGAATTGCCGAAGAAGAGCAGCGAAAATGGAGCAAGCTCCCAGGCCTAAGTCACGTGTACATATTAAATGTGGTAGAATAA